From a single Candoia aspera isolate rCanAsp1 chromosome 2, rCanAsp1.hap2, whole genome shotgun sequence genomic region:
- the VPS52 gene encoding vacuolar protein sorting-associated protein 52 homolog, which yields MASAAELEEAERCPQGQLGPGDLEEEEGQSDEALPLNLGELDLTSEEFILDEVDIHIQANLEDALVQEALKTGVDLRQYSKQVEQELQQIENASIKDYIKESKNIASLHTQITACDAVLERMEAMLSSFQSDLSSISCEIQTLQEQSVAMNVRLRNRQAVRGRLSQLVDELVVPNVMISTILEMPVTDQAFLEQLHELNNKINAVKEQAFRETMACTDVADILDKLKTKAVAKIREFILQKIYSFRKPMTNYQIPQNALLKYRFFYQFLLGHERIIAKEVRDEYVDTMSKIYLSYFKSYTSRLMKLQYEEVAEKDDLMGVEDTGKKGFFSKPSLRSRNTVFTLGNRGNVISSAELEGPIIVPHSAQKSDIRFPFESLFRSQHYALLDNSCREYLFLCDFFLVAGTPALDLFHAVMGKTLALFLKHMDAYVSDCYDSIAIFLCIHIVLRFKAIVAKRNVPAIDKYWDTLLELLWPRFEHILELNIHSIQNTDPQKLGFLDTRPHYITRRYAEFSSAIVSINQTFPDERTLALLGQLQTEVENFVLRVAAEFSSRTEQLIFLINNYDMMLGVLMERAVEESKEAEGFQQLLNARTQEFIEELLAPGFGGMIAFVKEVEGLAERGQLERLQGEEARVTQLVRGFAATWKAAVEALSQDVMRSFTNFRNGTTIIQGALTQLIQYYHRFHKVLALPPLKALPARSELINIHHLMVEVKKHRPNF from the exons ATGGCGTCCGCGGCCGAGCTGGAGGAGGCGGAGCGGTGCCCGCAGGGGCAGCTCGGCCCGGGggacctggaggaggaggag GGCCAGAGCGACGAGGCGCTGCCCCTCAACCTGGGAGAGCTTGACCTGACCTCCGAAGAGTTCATTCTGGATGAAGtggaca tcCACATCCAAGCCAACCTGGAAGACGCGCTCGTGCAGGAGGCCCTGAAGACG GGGGTGGACCTCCGGCAGTACTCCAAGCAGGTGGAGCAGGAGCTGCAGCAGATTGAAAATGCCTCCATCAAGGACT ACATTAAGGAGAGCAAGAACATCGCCTCCCTGCACACCCAGATCACAGCCTGCGACGCCGTCCTGGAG cGCATGGAGGCCATGCTGAGCTCCTTCCAGTCGGACCTGAGCAGCATCAGCTGTGAGATCCAGACCCTGCAGGAGCAGTCGGTCGCCATGAATGTTCGGCTGCGCAACCGCCAAGCTGTCCGCGGGCGCCTCTCCCAGCTGGTGGATGAGCTGGTGGTGCCCAATGTCATGATCAG CACCATCCTGGAGATGCCGGTCACTGACCAGGCCTTCCTGGAGCAGCTGCACGAGCTGAACAACAAGATCAACGCCGTCAAGGAGCAGGCCTTCCGCGAGACCATGGCGTGCACGGACGTGGCTGACATCTTGGACAAGCTGAAGACCAAG GCAGTGGCCAAGATCCGAGAGTTCATCCTGCAGAAGATCTACTCCTTCCGCAAACCTATGACCAACTACCAGATCCCCCAGAATGCTCTGCTCAAGTACAG GTTTTTCTACCAGTTCCTTCTGGGCCATGAGCGGATCATCGCCAAAGAGGTTCGCGACGAGTACGTGGACACCATGAGCAAGATCTACCTCAGCTACTTCAAGTCCTACACCAGCCGCCTGATGAAGCTCCAG TATGAGGAAGTGGCTGAGAAGGACGACCTCATGGGAGTGGAGGACACAGGCAAGAAGG GCTTCTTCTCCAAGCCCTCCCTCCGCAGCCGCAACACCGTCTTCACGCTGGGGAACCGGGGGAACGTGATCAGCAGCGCTGAGCTGGAGGGCCCCATCATCGTTCCGCACTCAGCACAGAAGAGCGACATCCGC TTTCCCTTCGAGTCGCTTTTCCGGAGCCAACACTACGCCCTGCTGGATAACAGCTGCCGCGAATACCTCTTCCTATGCGACTTCTTCCTGGTGGCCGGGACGCCTGCCCTGGACCTCTTTCACGCTGTCATGGGCAAGACCCTGGCCCTGTTCCTC AAGCACATGGACGCCTACGTGAGCGACTGCTACGACAGCATCGCCATCTTCCTGTGCATCCACATCGTCCTGCGCTTCAAGGCCATCGTGGCCAAGCGCAACGTCCCGGCCATCGACAA GTACTGGGACACGTTGCTGGAGCTGCTCTGGCCGCGATTTGAGCATATTCTGGAGCTGAACATCCACAGCATCCAGAACACGGACCCCCAGAAGCTGGGCTTCCTCGACACACGGCCCCACTAC ATCACCCGCCGGTACGCAGAGTTCTCCTCGGCCATCGTCAGCATCAACCAGACCTTCCCCGATGAGCGGACCTTGGCCCTGCTGGGGCAGCTCCAG accgAAGTGGAGAACTTTGTCCTGCGTGTGGCGGCTGAATTCTCCTCCCGCACGGAGCAGCTCATCTTCCTCATCAACAACTACGACATGATGCTGGGCGTCCTGATG GAGCGAGCTGTGGAGGAGAGCAAAGAAGCGGAAGGTTTCCAGCAGCTGCTGAATGCCCGGACTCAG GAGTTCATCGAGGAGCTCCTGGCCCCCGGGTTCGGGGGCATGATCGCCTTCGTGAAGGAGGTGGAGGGGCTGGCCGAGCGGGGCCAGCTGGAGCGTCTGCAAGGGGAGGAGG CCCGGGTGACGCAGCTGGTGCGCGGCTTTGCCGCCACATGGAAGGCGGCCGTGGAGGCCCTGAGCCAGGACGTGATGCGCTCCTTCACCAACTTCAGGAACGGCACCACCATCATCCAG ggGGCGCTGACACAGCTGATCCAGTACTACCACCGCTTCCACAAGGTCCTGGCACTGCCCCCCCTCAAGGCGCTGCCCGCCCGGTCGGAGCTCATCAACATCCACCACCTGATGGTCGAGGTGAAGAAGCACCGGCCCAACTTCTGA
- the RPS18 gene encoding small ribosomal subunit protein uS13: protein MSLVIPEKFQHILRVLNTNIDGRRKIAFAITAIKGVGRRYAHVVLRKADIDLTKRAGELTEDEVERVITIMQNPRQYKIPDWFLNRQKDVKDGKYSQVLANGLDNKLREDLERLKKIRAHRGLRHFWGLRVRGQHTKTTGRRGRTVGVSKKK, encoded by the exons ATG TCTCTCGTGATCCCGGAGAAATTCCAGCATATCCTGCGAGTCCTCAACACGAACATAGATGGGCGGCGGAAGATCGCCTTCGCCATCACCGCCATCAAG GGCGTGGGCAGGCGCTACGCTCACGTGGTACTGCGGAAAGCGGACATCGACCTGACTAAGCGGGCTGGGGAGCTCACAGAGGATGAG GTCGAGCGGGTCATCACCATCATGCAGAACCCCCGGCAGTACAAGATCCCCGACTGGTTCCTCAATAGGCAGAAGGACGTCAAGGACGGGAAATACAGCCAG GTCTTGGCCAACGGGCTGGACAACAAGCTGCGCGAGGATTTGGAGCGCCTGAAAAAGATCCGAGCCCACCGGGGCCTGCGCCACTTCTGGGG CCTCCGTGTGCGTGGCCAGCACACCAAGACCACCGGCCGCCGTGGCAGAACCGTGGGCGTCTCAAAGAAGAAGTAA